A DNA window from Sulfitobacter noctilucicola contains the following coding sequences:
- a CDS encoding NAD(P)(+) transhydrogenase (Re/Si-specific) subunit beta codes for MDFGFTTAVYVVSAILFILSLGGLSGQESAKRAVWYGIAGMALAVAATLIGPGSGYWLLSLILIAGGGAVGYQLATRVQMTQMPELVAAMHSLVGLAAIFVGLNAHFQIGYVQETLLNPNFDVKDFGTFAALIAKKTTVEINILRVELFLGVFIGAVTFTGSVIAYGKLAGRVNTAAEKLPGGHMLNAGAAALSLICLIWYFNTGGFFPLFIMTLAALFIGYHLIMGIGGADMPVVVSMLNSYSGWAAAAIGFSLGNDLLIVVGALVGSSGAILSYIMCKAMNRSFISVILGGFGGPAGEQMAVEGEQIAIEADGVAAALNEADSVIIIPGYGMAVAQAQGAVSELVKKLRAKGKNVRFAIHPVAGRLPGHMNVLLAEAKVPYDIVMEMDEINDDFPSTDVAIVIGSNDIVNPAAQDDPNSPIAGMPVLECWKAKQVFVSKRGQGTGYSGIENPLFFKDNTRMFYGDAKASLDKLLPMID; via the coding sequence ATGGATTTTGGTTTTACAACAGCAGTTTACGTCGTTTCGGCGATCCTTTTCATACTTTCGCTGGGTGGCCTTTCAGGTCAGGAGAGCGCCAAACGTGCCGTCTGGTACGGCATCGCAGGTATGGCTTTGGCGGTTGCCGCCACGCTGATCGGACCCGGTTCGGGCTACTGGCTCTTGTCGCTTATTCTGATCGCCGGTGGTGGTGCCGTGGGCTACCAACTGGCCACGCGGGTGCAAATGACGCAGATGCCGGAGCTGGTTGCCGCAATGCACAGCCTTGTGGGTCTGGCAGCCATCTTTGTGGGCCTGAACGCGCATTTCCAGATCGGTTATGTGCAAGAGACCCTGCTGAACCCCAACTTTGACGTCAAAGACTTCGGCACCTTTGCGGCACTGATTGCCAAGAAAACAACCGTAGAGATCAATATTCTGCGGGTTGAGCTGTTCCTTGGGGTCTTTATCGGTGCGGTCACATTTACCGGTTCCGTGATTGCCTATGGCAAGCTGGCGGGCCGTGTTAATACAGCGGCTGAAAAGCTGCCCGGTGGTCACATGCTGAACGCGGGTGCGGCGGCATTATCGCTGATTTGTCTGATCTGGTATTTCAACACCGGCGGTTTCTTCCCGCTCTTCATCATGACATTGGCGGCGCTGTTCATTGGCTACCACCTGATCATGGGAATCGGCGGGGCGGATATGCCTGTGGTTGTCTCAATGCTCAACAGCTACTCCGGTTGGGCTGCGGCGGCGATTGGTTTCTCGCTTGGCAATGACTTGCTTATCGTTGTTGGTGCGCTGGTCGGTTCTTCTGGCGCGATCCTGTCCTACATCATGTGTAAAGCGATGAACCGTTCGTTCATCAGCGTTATCCTTGGTGGTTTTGGTGGACCTGCCGGTGAGCAGATGGCCGTAGAGGGTGAGCAGATCGCAATTGAAGCAGACGGTGTTGCTGCGGCGCTCAACGAAGCTGATAGCGTCATCATCATTCCAGGCTATGGTATGGCGGTTGCGCAGGCGCAGGGAGCGGTAAGCGAGCTGGTCAAAAAGCTGCGCGCAAAAGGCAAGAATGTGCGTTTCGCAATCCACCCCGTTGCCGGTCGTTTGCCGGGGCACATGAACGTGCTGTTGGCCGAGGCTAAGGTGCCCTATGACATCGTGATGGAGATGGATGAGATCAACGACGATTTCCCGTCCACGGACGTCGCGATTGTCATCGGCTCCAACGACATCGTAAATCCTGCGGCACAGGACGATCCGAACAGCCCGATCGCCGGGATGCCGGTTCTCGAATGTTGGAAGGCCAAGCAGGTGTTTGTGTCAAAGCGCGGGCAGGGTACGGGGTACTCCGGTATCGAGAACCCGCTGTTCTTCAAGGACAACACGCGGATGTTCTACGGCGATGCAAAAGCATCCCTGGATAAGCTGTTGCCGATGATCGACTGA
- a CDS encoding ABC transporter permease, translated as MTEQAIPASPIEADIETFGALVDKEPQKPPRSQWKDVWDQFRKHKGAVFGGGFLLFITLGVIFGPWLWDVDPKTLDIRNKNWRPIYTLLWDDAAKAGWAHPFGTDQLGRDILAQMIAGGRVSMAVGWLAMALALLIGTAIGVVSGYFKRLDFLLMRFTDLVLSLPILPLTLLAVTLFRQPLNARFGPEGGMFILIVGIIGLTSWMQTARIVRGDILALKEREFILAARSIGTTSGKIIRRHLLPNVISPIMVSATLGLATAIITESALSFLGVGFPSDYPTWGKLLADAVQRMQDFPERVLLPGIAISLTVLSVNYLGDGLRDALDPRIRGR; from the coding sequence ATGACTGAGCAAGCCATTCCAGCGAGCCCCATCGAAGCCGACATCGAAACCTTTGGCGCATTGGTGGACAAAGAGCCGCAAAAGCCCCCGCGCAGCCAGTGGAAAGATGTGTGGGACCAATTCCGTAAACACAAAGGCGCCGTGTTTGGCGGCGGCTTCCTGTTGTTTATCACGCTCGGCGTCATCTTTGGCCCATGGCTTTGGGATGTGGATCCCAAAACACTCGATATCCGCAACAAGAACTGGCGGCCGATCTATACCCTGCTGTGGGATGATGCCGCCAAGGCGGGCTGGGCGCACCCTTTCGGTACCGACCAACTGGGACGCGACATCCTCGCGCAGATGATTGCCGGTGGGCGTGTGTCCATGGCTGTGGGCTGGCTCGCCATGGCGCTGGCCCTGCTCATCGGGACGGCGATTGGTGTTGTTTCAGGATATTTCAAGCGCCTCGACTTCCTGCTGATGCGCTTTACCGATCTGGTGTTGTCGCTTCCAATTCTGCCGCTGACCCTGCTGGCGGTGACGCTTTTCCGCCAACCGCTGAACGCGCGTTTTGGTCCGGAAGGTGGGATGTTTATCCTGATCGTCGGCATCATCGGTCTGACGTCATGGATGCAAACCGCCCGTATTGTTCGGGGTGATATTCTGGCGCTCAAGGAACGCGAGTTTATTCTCGCGGCCCGCTCCATCGGTACAACCAGCGGCAAGATCATCCGCCGCCACCTGTTGCCGAACGTGATCTCGCCAATTATGGTCTCTGCCACCCTTGGCCTTGCGACAGCGATCATCACGGAATCCGCTCTGAGCTTCCTTGGGGTCGGCTTCCCGTCTGACTATCCGACATGGGGCAAACTGCTGGCCGATGCTGTGCAACGGATGCAGGACTTCCCCGAGCGTGTTCTGCTGCCCGGCATCGCGATCTCCCTTACTGTTCTCAGTGTGAACTACCTTGGTGATGGTCTGCGTGACGCGCTTGATCCACGTATTCGGGGACGATAA
- a CDS encoding Re/Si-specific NAD(P)(+) transhydrogenase subunit alpha: protein MKIGTPKEIFKGENRVAMTPDSAVQLQKLGHSCLIEAGAGVPAGFADADYTKAGVEVVKTATALWKEADVIAKVRAPDTGEMKKLRADQTLISFFSPVADEKKMKAAADKGATVIAMEMIPRISRAQKMDALSSMANIAGYRAVIEAGNNFGRFFTGQITAAGKVPPAKVLVVGAGVAGLAAIGTSTSLGAITLAFDVRPEVAEQVESMGAEFVYLDFEEEQQDGAATGGYAAVSSPEFREAQLSKFRELAPEVDIVITTALIPNREAPELWTDDMVAAMKPGSVIVDLAAEKGGNCKQTVMDEKIVTENGVTIIGYTDFPSRMAAQSSTLYATNIRHLMTDLTPEKDGVINHNMEDDVIRGATIAHAKEVTFPPPPPKVAAIAAQTKKPAPKELTAEEKRAAEVAAFKQQTKNQVTLLAIGGALLLAVGLVAPASFMQHFIVFVLAVFVGFQVIWGVAHSLHTPLMAVTNAISSIIILGALMQIGSSSFIVILLAALSVFMCGINIFGGFLVTRRMLAMFQKS, encoded by the coding sequence CAGGCTTTGCCGATGCGGATTATACCAAGGCCGGTGTCGAGGTGGTCAAGACCGCCACTGCCCTGTGGAAAGAGGCCGATGTCATCGCCAAGGTGCGCGCACCTGATACGGGCGAGATGAAGAAACTACGTGCCGACCAGACGCTTATCTCCTTCTTCAGCCCCGTTGCGGACGAGAAAAAGATGAAAGCCGCAGCCGACAAAGGTGCGACGGTCATCGCGATGGAGATGATCCCGCGCATCAGCCGTGCCCAGAAGATGGACGCGCTGTCGTCCATGGCCAATATCGCGGGCTACCGTGCGGTGATCGAGGCAGGTAACAACTTTGGCCGTTTCTTTACCGGTCAGATCACGGCGGCGGGCAAGGTGCCTCCTGCCAAGGTATTGGTGGTTGGTGCCGGTGTTGCTGGCCTTGCCGCGATCGGAACATCCACGTCACTGGGTGCGATCACGCTGGCGTTCGATGTGCGGCCAGAAGTGGCCGAGCAGGTTGAATCGATGGGTGCCGAATTTGTTTACCTCGATTTCGAAGAGGAACAGCAGGACGGTGCTGCGACAGGCGGCTATGCAGCCGTGTCCAGCCCCGAGTTCCGCGAAGCACAGCTTTCGAAGTTCCGCGAGTTGGCACCGGAGGTGGATATCGTTATCACCACGGCGTTGATCCCGAACCGCGAAGCACCCGAGCTTTGGACGGATGACATGGTCGCCGCGATGAAGCCCGGCTCCGTTATCGTTGATCTAGCTGCGGAAAAGGGCGGTAACTGCAAGCAGACCGTCATGGACGAAAAGATCGTGACCGAGAACGGTGTGACGATCATCGGGTATACCGATTTCCCAAGCAGGATGGCGGCACAGTCCTCCACGCTTTATGCCACGAATATCCGTCATTTGATGACGGATCTGACGCCGGAAAAAGACGGCGTTATCAATCACAACATGGAAGACGACGTGATCCGCGGGGCGACTATCGCTCATGCCAAGGAAGTCACCTTTCCGCCGCCACCGCCCAAGGTGGCCGCGATTGCCGCACAGACCAAAAAGCCTGCGCCCAAGGAGCTGACCGCGGAAGAAAAACGTGCGGCAGAGGTTGCGGCCTTCAAGCAGCAGACCAAAAATCAGGTTACGCTGCTCGCAATTGGTGGCGCGTTGCTGCTGGCGGTGGGGCTGGTCGCTCCAGCAAGCTTCATGCAGCACTTCATTGTGTTTGTGCTAGCGGTCTTTGTGGGCTTTCAGGTCATCTGGGGCGTGGCGCACAGCCTGCACACGCCATTGATGGCCGTCACGAACGCTATCTCGTCCATCATTATTCTAGGGGCGCTGATGCAGATCGGATCAAGCTCCTTCATCGTGATATTGCTTGCTGCGCTGTCGGTCTTCATGTGTGGGATCAACATCTTCGGCGGCTTCCTCGTGACACGGCGTATGCTCGCCATGTTCCAGAAATCGTAA
- a CDS encoding YeeE/YedE family protein, translating into MFESFGFENLTAPQAAVYFALAIGLVFGVLAQLTKFCFRRAIVGEDRRAAAGVWFTALAVAVAGTQIAVAADLITFADHRFMVSELPVLAIALGGALFGAGMVLTRGCVSRLTVLTGSGNLRGATVLLVFAVVAHMTLKGVLAPVRTTLGAVTVDLGEYISLAALPGGALVWTSVIVLAALAVAWRSGNSFVMLGLAAAIGLLAPLAWVGTGYVLYDDFDPIAMESLSFTSPAADTLFWSIASTSISAGFGTGLLGGVVIGALASSLIFGGFQWQSFENPRQTGRYIAGAALMGVGGVLAGGCTLGAGLSGVPTLSVAAVLAIVMIAVGAKATQAVLSRGASASASPSPKQHPLPAE; encoded by the coding sequence ATGTTTGAGAGTTTCGGATTTGAAAATCTGACAGCGCCGCAGGCCGCAGTCTACTTTGCTTTGGCTATTGGCCTTGTGTTTGGTGTGCTCGCTCAACTGACGAAATTCTGTTTCAGGCGGGCGATTGTCGGCGAAGACCGCCGCGCCGCCGCGGGTGTCTGGTTTACCGCCCTTGCGGTCGCCGTTGCAGGTACACAGATCGCAGTCGCGGCTGACCTTATCACCTTCGCGGATCACCGCTTTATGGTTTCCGAATTGCCGGTGCTTGCCATCGCTTTGGGCGGCGCGCTGTTTGGGGCCGGTATGGTGCTGACCCGTGGTTGTGTGTCACGCCTGACTGTTCTCACGGGTTCCGGCAACTTACGCGGTGCAACCGTGCTGCTGGTGTTCGCTGTTGTGGCGCATATGACGCTCAAAGGGGTGCTTGCGCCAGTACGGACCACGCTGGGCGCTGTGACTGTTGATCTGGGCGAATACATCTCGCTTGCGGCGCTGCCGGGTGGTGCCCTGGTCTGGACATCTGTAATCGTATTGGCAGCCCTCGCAGTCGCTTGGCGCTCCGGCAATAGCTTTGTCATGCTGGGTCTGGCCGCTGCCATCGGTCTGCTGGCACCGCTTGCTTGGGTCGGAACCGGCTACGTTCTTTATGATGATTTTGACCCGATCGCGATGGAAAGCCTTTCCTTCACCTCTCCTGCTGCTGACACATTGTTCTGGAGCATCGCCAGCACGTCCATCTCGGCGGGTTTTGGAACGGGGCTGCTGGGCGGTGTTGTAATCGGCGCGCTTGCGTCAAGCCTGATCTTCGGTGGGTTCCAGTGGCAAAGCTTTGAGAATCCGCGCCAGACCGGTCGCTATATCGCGGGTGCCGCGCTTATGGGCGTGGGCGGCGTGCTGGCGGGTGGCTGTACACTTGGTGCCGGTCTGTCTGGTGTACCAACGCTTTCGGTCGCTGCAGTGCTCGCTATCGTGATGATTGCCGTCGGTGCGAAAGCGACACAAGCCGTGCTTAGTCGAGGTGCTTCCGCAAGCGCCTCACCATCGCCCAAACAGCACCCACTACCGGCAGAGTGA
- a CDS encoding MATE family efflux transporter produces MTEKSYTFQDVARTPLYTAGPTERIRTGPLLLSDYLPCFHNKGLDCPLPDQAQSENDTSDRSDLTQGPVWRALAAMSAPMSFGIFAVLSVGLADAYFLGQLGGTELAAVGFIYPVTTAVTSLSIGLSAGANAALSQGVGRGDGAEATQRLGLHAIGLGLVLSTLIALAVWAIYPLLFGALGAGGDVSGRITEYIPVWALSFPFLVVMMITNAVFRAHGDSLTSAWIMVLAAVVNVGLDPLLIFGMWGLPELGMTGAAIATLSGRILAVVIALYIAWRRGLLGWCGSLLAGALASTKKILNVGLPAAFSNAINPAGMALVTAAVATVGEAAVAGFGAATRIQSMALVPLLALSSGIGPVIGQNWGAEKHDRTREATANAFWFCIGYGILIAVVLGVFAEPLAAIFASGEDDARYAATYLRFVGASLFGYGLVVTANAAMNARDKAVWSMSLSLSRIFVIYLPLAWIGAMTLGYAGIVAAAVLANVIAGWASIVSARGTDLLKTDNVFIKFPLNLIPARS; encoded by the coding sequence TTGACAGAGAAAAGTTATACTTTTCAGGATGTTGCCCGCACACCATTGTATACCGCAGGTCCAACTGAGCGTATACGCACTGGCCCTCTGCTGCTTTCGGACTATCTGCCCTGCTTCCACAACAAAGGACTGGATTGCCCCTTGCCCGACCAAGCGCAAAGCGAAAATGATACATCCGACCGTTCCGATCTGACACAGGGACCGGTCTGGCGCGCACTTGCCGCGATGTCTGCACCGATGAGCTTTGGCATTTTCGCGGTGCTGAGTGTCGGATTGGCGGATGCGTACTTTCTTGGTCAGCTTGGCGGTACAGAACTGGCAGCCGTTGGTTTCATCTATCCTGTCACAACGGCGGTCACGTCCCTGTCGATCGGTCTGAGCGCCGGTGCCAACGCCGCACTTAGCCAGGGTGTCGGACGGGGCGACGGCGCAGAGGCAACACAGCGACTGGGGCTTCATGCCATCGGGCTGGGATTGGTCCTGTCGACCCTAATCGCGCTGGCGGTTTGGGCAATTTATCCCCTGCTCTTCGGCGCGTTGGGCGCAGGCGGCGACGTATCGGGACGCATTACAGAGTATATTCCCGTATGGGCGCTAAGCTTTCCGTTTCTGGTGGTGATGATGATTACCAATGCGGTGTTTCGTGCGCATGGCGACAGCCTGACATCGGCATGGATCATGGTTCTGGCGGCGGTCGTCAACGTCGGTCTTGATCCGCTTCTGATCTTCGGGATGTGGGGATTGCCAGAACTGGGCATGACAGGCGCAGCCATCGCAACCCTGAGCGGCCGTATCCTTGCCGTGGTCATAGCGCTCTATATCGCATGGCGGCGGGGCCTGCTTGGCTGGTGTGGCAGTCTCCTTGCCGGTGCCCTTGCCTCAACCAAGAAGATACTGAATGTGGGTCTGCCCGCGGCATTCTCCAATGCGATCAATCCCGCCGGCATGGCACTGGTCACAGCTGCGGTCGCAACCGTCGGAGAAGCGGCAGTGGCCGGATTCGGTGCCGCCACGCGCATCCAGTCTATGGCGCTGGTGCCATTGCTTGCGCTCTCCTCAGGCATCGGCCCTGTCATCGGCCAGAACTGGGGGGCTGAGAAACATGACCGCACCAGAGAGGCTACCGCGAACGCATTCTGGTTCTGTATCGGCTACGGGATCTTGATCGCCGTGGTGCTAGGGGTATTCGCTGAGCCACTTGCCGCGATCTTTGCCTCCGGCGAAGACGATGCGCGCTACGCCGCAACCTATCTGCGCTTTGTAGGGGCCTCACTGTTCGGCTATGGTTTGGTGGTGACGGCAAATGCGGCAATGAACGCGCGGGACAAGGCCGTCTGGTCGATGAGCCTAAGTTTGAGCCGCATCTTTGTCATCTATCTGCCATTGGCATGGATCGGGGCGATGACGTTGGGATATGCGGGGATTGTGGCAGCAGCTGTGCTCGCAAATGTCATTGCGGGCTGGGCATCGATTGTTTCGGCACGGGGCACCGATCTGCTGAAGACTGACAACGTGTTTATCAAATTTCCGTTGAATTTGATCCCTGCCCGCAGCTAG
- a CDS encoding peptide ABC transporter substrate-binding protein — protein sequence MKLRTLLMGAIASTAFAPMVMADGHEGERGRDGEVKIIYWQAPSILNPYLSGGTKDLESASLVLEPMGRYDETGALVPYLAAEIPTVENGGVSEDLTSITWKIADGMQWSDGTPVTSADLVFTAEYCMHPEGGCAQASKFDGVSSVEAIDDMTVKVTFSEAKPNPYGPFMGAQSPILQKAQFADCLGAKAPECTEANFNPIGTGPFTVTEFRPNDVITMAANENFRHEGKPAFASLTFKGGGDAVAAGRAVMETGEFDYAWNMQLAPDVLAKMAEAGKGTPISAFGTLVERIEMNMTNPSPDLPEGERSTVAHPHPILSDFNVRKALSMAIDRPLLVEVGYGQAGRPTCNLVPAPALYASDNTECLTQDIEGAKALLEEAGWTDTDGDGVREKDGMKLSLLYQTSTNAVRQDFQALIKDWWSQIGVETELRNLDASVFFGGDPGSPDTFQKFYADVEMYANNFDGTDPQAYLSAYRCGNEPKPSSQWQGENINRFCNEEYDTLLDELSRTGELDKRGEIAKRLNEIITKDTMTIVPLVDRGRVSAASNTLGGVILNTWDSELWNVADWYRMK from the coding sequence ATGAAACTACGAACCCTTTTAATGGGTGCGATTGCGTCAACCGCATTTGCCCCCATGGTTATGGCTGATGGCCATGAAGGTGAGCGCGGCCGTGATGGTGAAGTGAAAATCATCTATTGGCAGGCGCCATCGATCCTGAACCCCTATCTGTCCGGCGGCACCAAAGATTTGGAATCAGCGTCTCTCGTGCTTGAGCCGATGGGCCGCTACGACGAAACAGGCGCGCTTGTGCCTTATCTGGCAGCAGAAATCCCAACAGTTGAAAACGGCGGTGTTTCCGAAGACCTGACGTCCATCACATGGAAAATCGCAGACGGCATGCAGTGGTCCGATGGCACGCCTGTCACATCTGCTGACCTTGTTTTCACAGCCGAATACTGCATGCACCCCGAAGGCGGTTGCGCACAGGCGTCAAAGTTTGACGGCGTGTCCAGCGTGGAAGCCATCGACGACATGACGGTTAAAGTGACCTTCTCCGAAGCGAAGCCAAACCCATATGGCCCTTTCATGGGCGCACAATCCCCGATCCTGCAAAAAGCACAGTTCGCTGACTGCCTCGGTGCCAAGGCGCCTGAGTGTACAGAAGCAAACTTCAACCCGATCGGCACAGGTCCCTTCACAGTCACCGAATTCCGTCCAAACGACGTGATCACGATGGCCGCGAACGAGAACTTCCGCCATGAGGGCAAGCCTGCATTCGCTTCACTCACCTTCAAAGGCGGTGGCGACGCTGTTGCAGCCGGCCGTGCAGTAATGGAAACAGGCGAATTCGACTACGCTTGGAACATGCAGCTGGCACCCGATGTTCTGGCCAAAATGGCTGAAGCGGGCAAAGGCACACCAATCTCCGCATTCGGCACACTGGTCGAGCGTATCGAGATGAACATGACCAACCCGTCCCCCGATCTGCCGGAAGGCGAGCGGTCCACCGTGGCGCATCCACACCCGATCCTGTCGGATTTCAACGTGCGCAAAGCACTTTCCATGGCAATCGACCGTCCTTTGCTGGTCGAAGTTGGCTACGGTCAGGCTGGTCGTCCGACCTGTAACCTGGTCCCTGCCCCTGCGCTTTATGCCTCCGACAACACAGAGTGTCTGACGCAGGACATCGAAGGTGCAAAAGCACTGCTCGAAGAAGCTGGCTGGACCGACACCGACGGTGACGGCGTGCGCGAAAAGGACGGCATGAAGCTGTCCCTGCTGTACCAGACATCAACAAACGCTGTCCGTCAGGATTTCCAGGCGTTGATCAAAGACTGGTGGAGCCAGATCGGTGTTGAAACCGAGCTGCGTAACCTTGATGCGTCTGTCTTCTTTGGTGGTGACCCGGGTTCCCCTGACACCTTCCAGAAGTTCTATGCGGACGTCGAAATGTACGCGAACAACTTCGACGGCACAGACCCGCAGGCGTATCTGTCGGCCTACCGTTGTGGCAACGAACCCAAGCCATCTTCACAGTGGCAGGGTGAAAACATCAACCGCTTCTGCAACGAAGAATACGACACCCTGCTGGACGAACTGTCCCGCACCGGCGAACTCGACAAGCGCGGCGAAATTGCCAAGCGTCTGAACGAGATCATCACCAAAGACACAATGACAATTGTACCTCTGGTTGACCGTGGTCGTGTATCCGCAGCATCCAACACCCTTGGTGGCGTTATCCTGAACACATGGGATTCCGAGCTTTGGAATGTGGCGGACTGGTACCGTATGAAGTAA
- a CDS encoding ABC transporter permease, which produces MLTFTLRRLILSIPTLLFISFIIFGLLQLAPGDPMAQVPLTVPPEVKQKMREALGLGAPWYVQYYKWLIQFFWIEPKIFIDYLTNTSFLLGWLPDTSFYNGELRVISWQTRSPVMDIVIQRMPQTLWVVGLSYLVGIVIAIPIGIYSAYRHYSVFDQAGTFVTMVGFSIPPFFTGPLLIVIFSVYLGWLPSIYDTTHVVTDWESFKVQFYQMIMPVMVLALQTTAQISRYMRGAMLDNLNQDYVRTARAKGLREGVVVMVHVLRNSMIPVVTVIALGMPAIFGGAIITENVFKVNGIGQLLLTALFANDLPMVMTLTFIFAILIVLFNLIADILYGLLDPRIRYD; this is translated from the coding sequence ATGCTGACCTTCACCCTAAGACGATTGATCCTGTCGATCCCGACGCTTTTGTTTATCAGTTTTATCATCTTCGGCCTGTTACAACTCGCCCCCGGTGATCCGATGGCACAGGTGCCCCTGACGGTACCGCCCGAAGTCAAACAGAAGATGCGCGAAGCCCTTGGCCTTGGTGCGCCGTGGTACGTCCAGTATTACAAATGGTTGATACAGTTCTTCTGGATCGAGCCGAAGATTTTCATCGACTACCTGACCAACACCAGCTTTCTTTTGGGCTGGTTGCCAGACACGTCTTTCTACAACGGTGAGCTGCGCGTGATCTCATGGCAGACCCGTTCTCCCGTCATGGACATCGTGATCCAGCGCATGCCGCAGACGCTTTGGGTTGTCGGCCTTAGCTACCTCGTCGGCATTGTCATCGCGATCCCCATCGGCATTTATTCGGCTTATCGCCACTACTCGGTCTTTGATCAGGCCGGTACCTTTGTCACCATGGTCGGCTTCTCGATCCCGCCCTTCTTTACAGGCCCCCTGCTCATCGTGATCTTCTCGGTTTATCTGGGATGGCTCCCGTCGATCTATGACACCACTCATGTGGTGACCGACTGGGAAAGCTTCAAAGTGCAATTCTACCAGATGATCATGCCGGTCATGGTGTTGGCCCTGCAAACCACCGCCCAGATCAGCCGCTACATGCGCGGTGCCATGCTCGACAATCTCAACCAGGATTATGTGCGCACCGCGCGCGCCAAGGGTCTACGAGAGGGTGTCGTTGTTATGGTCCATGTGCTGCGCAACTCAATGATCCCCGTGGTCACAGTCATTGCCCTTGGCATGCCCGCGATCTTTGGCGGCGCGATCATCACCGAGAACGTCTTTAAGGTGAATGGCATCGGCCAGCTTCTTTTGACGGCGCTTTTTGCCAACGATCTGCCAATGGTGATGACGCTTACCTTTATCTTTGCGATCCTCATCGTTCTGTTCAACCTCATCGCCGATATCCTTTACGGCCTGCTAGACCCAAGGATCCGTTATGACTGA
- a CDS encoding DUF3422 family protein, with translation MAPIKDYPQRYALTGELHARPFPSLKAPSTAVFLAIKQPDDAANRDKSKDLAHLIALLDHYGAPRPDADATHYYGEMGRYWLKWEQHTELVTYTVFRNDMGDRAFDPSEFDVFPEYWLMDAPGGRITSALLRIMPRPPTDDAIQTKLSEWFVPESLAVASVLDDAAVIASDFRIDSAGHLRIAIFKNAETGDRRTGRIVQRLCEIETYKSASMLGFSMVRWMAPQLNDLDAKLEQLMAQMRGPAAKAEDTLHALLDISVELETLSVKTAFRFGATGAYRAIVGQRIEALREERFMSRQGFAEFMMRRYEPAMRTVESSGNRLQTLSARAIRASELLRTRVDVERSAQNQEILASMDKRADLQLRLQKTVEGLSVVAISYYAVSLAGYLLYPVADAFGVNKGTLLALVTLPVVGAVWAMVRRLRKHLD, from the coding sequence ATGGCCCCGATAAAAGACTATCCGCAACGATATGCCCTCACCGGTGAGCTGCACGCGCGGCCGTTTCCTTCCCTCAAAGCGCCCTCTACGGCTGTGTTTCTGGCAATCAAACAGCCCGATGATGCCGCCAATCGGGACAAATCAAAGGATCTTGCCCATCTGATTGCGCTTCTCGATCACTACGGTGCCCCGCGACCCGATGCCGACGCCACGCATTATTACGGCGAAATGGGAAGGTACTGGCTGAAGTGGGAGCAGCATACGGAACTGGTGACATACACCGTATTTCGCAACGATATGGGAGATCGCGCCTTTGATCCTTCGGAGTTCGATGTGTTTCCCGAGTATTGGCTGATGGATGCACCGGGGGGGCGCATCACCTCCGCGCTCTTGCGGATCATGCCACGCCCCCCAACGGATGATGCGATACAAACAAAGCTCTCTGAATGGTTCGTACCTGAAAGCCTCGCCGTGGCTTCGGTGCTTGATGATGCCGCAGTGATTGCATCTGATTTCAGGATCGATTCAGCAGGCCATCTGCGCATCGCGATTTTCAAGAACGCCGAAACAGGGGACAGACGCACCGGGCGGATTGTACAGCGGTTGTGCGAGATCGAAACCTATAAATCGGCATCCATGCTTGGCTTTTCCATGGTGCGCTGGATGGCGCCTCAGCTGAACGATCTGGACGCCAAGCTGGAACAGCTGATGGCGCAGATGCGCGGGCCGGCTGCCAAAGCGGAGGACACGCTGCATGCGCTGTTGGACATTTCAGTGGAGCTTGAGACGCTGTCGGTGAAGACCGCGTTCCGCTTTGGCGCGACGGGCGCGTACCGTGCTATTGTGGGCCAAAGGATCGAAGCATTGCGCGAAGAGCGCTTTATGAGCAGGCAAGGGTTCGCAGAGTTCATGATGCGCCGCTACGAGCCTGCCATGCGCACTGTCGAATCCAGCGGGAACCGTTTGCAGACTCTTTCTGCACGGGCCATTCGGGCGTCCGAGTTGTTGCGTACGAGGGTGGATGTCGAACGGTCTGCGCAGAATCAGGAAATTCTGGCCAGTATGGACAAGCGCGCCGATCTGCAACTGCGCCTGCAAAAGACGGTGGAAGGTCTGTCCGTTGTGGCGATCAGCTACTACGCGGTGTCCCTTGCAGGCTACCTTTTGTATCCGGTGGCGGATGCCTTTGGCGTTAACAAAGGCACCCTGTTGGCTTTGGTCACTCTGCCGGTAGTGGGTGCTGTTTGGGCGATGGTGAGGCGCTTGCGGAAGCACCTCGACTAA